The Mytilus galloprovincialis chromosome 4, xbMytGall1.hap1.1, whole genome shotgun sequence genome contains a region encoding:
- the LOC143073632 gene encoding uncharacterized protein LOC143073632, whose translation MDETISVLIILNILTVVYGVCDRNAISNCILALQPLSNTGSLPDAHSVCELVSTFKTCIAPHKAACEGDDVMFGVNSIETSVFSLCGENKAEDDCSLEKIMECNQLFVGQNLNSLEHYPTEHQLEKICSVMDVFHECTGPVMECANITKEIPQFDQYRKGLKTVRDISNFVCGDHFRTGYIKFGKECFESERYINAARNCGNQYVEEAPIIEAETQQPPVNTVCKRIHGMFDCVGNVIRRLCSQDAFEFFDWTNIKYIDIISRTVNCPLSGTTQTPAVQSDGRSANIKSSQLNKGSTHSVITYMWTGCLLLLCFVI comes from the exons TAGTTTACGGAGTGTGTGATAGAAATGCTATTTCAAACTGTATATTGGCTCTCCAACCTTTATCCAATACGGGATCTTTACCTGATGCACACTCAGTTTGCGA ACTTGTTTCAACATTCAAAACCTGCATAGCTCCACACAAAGCTGCCTGTGAAGGTGATGACGTCATGTTTGGTGTAAATTCTATAGAGACATCAGTATTCTCACTTTGTGGGGAAAACAAAGCAGAAGATG ATTGTAGCTTAGAAAAGATCATGGAATGTAACCAACTCTTTGTGGGACAAAACCTGAATTCTTTGGAGCATTACCCAACGGAACATCAACTAGAGAAAATATGCTC aGTGATGGACGTGTTTCATGAATGTACAGGGCCTGTTATGGAATGTGCCAATATTACGAAAGAAATACCTCAATTTGACCAATACAGAAAGGGTTTGAAAACTGTAAGAGACATCTCCAACTTTGTATGTGGTGATCACTTCCGAACAG GATATATAAAATTTGGGAAGGAATGTTTTGAATCAGAGAGATACATCAACGCTGCAAGAAACTGCGGAAATCAGTATGTGGAAGAAGCACCAATAATTGAAGCAGAAACACAACAACCTCCAGTAAATACAGTGTGCAA AAGGATCCATGGTATGTTCGATTGTGTTGGTAATGTTATTCGACGTTTGTGCTCCCAGGATGCATTCGAGTTTTTTGATTGGACAAACATCAAGTATATCGATATAATTTCCAGAACAGTCAACTGCCCACTCTCAG GAACTACACAGACACCAGCTGTACAGTCTGATGGAAGATCGGCTAATATAAAGTCTTCACAGTTAAATAAAGGATCCACTCATTCAGTTATCACATATATGTGGACAGGTTGTTTGCTTCTGTtatgttttgtaatttga